A genomic stretch from Chitinophaga lutea includes:
- a CDS encoding FecR family protein, protein MHRSRLIELLAKKKAGEISLQEQFELSKWLQENEDDRELADQLDELFHLDYGPVVTDEDRKGKEKSWDRIVNAIHTESTEEPLVLKKTRIWPWRRLLPLSVASVVLFCVAGWGLYYFMAAPKQGGTSQNIVGTERGSRSSLILPDGSHVWLNSDSRLSYGANFGKNDRVLILTGEAYFDVVKDPDHPLIIRTPTITVKVLGTAFNVRAYPDEKNTTTTLVRGSVLVSVNEKKHLSYTLGPDEKLIVNNDSGLSDNTNNSDTKIDKRPDVVTKIKIVKTDSIPPEAQWIKNKLVFINKPLYEVANILSRWYGVSVIVDGSEEMKAREYTGFFENQNIQSVMESLRLAGGFRYKMENNTILIEP, encoded by the coding sequence ATGCATAGAAGCCGTTTAATTGAATTGCTGGCAAAAAAGAAAGCTGGGGAGATATCGCTCCAGGAGCAATTTGAGCTGTCAAAATGGCTTCAGGAGAACGAAGACGACCGGGAACTGGCCGACCAGCTGGACGAATTGTTCCACCTCGACTATGGCCCCGTAGTGACGGACGAAGACAGGAAGGGAAAAGAAAAGAGCTGGGACCGCATCGTCAACGCCATCCACACCGAAAGCACCGAGGAGCCATTGGTGCTGAAGAAAACGAGGATATGGCCGTGGCGCAGGCTGTTACCGTTGTCGGTTGCCTCAGTGGTTTTGTTTTGTGTGGCAGGATGGGGATTATATTATTTCATGGCCGCCCCAAAACAGGGCGGAACCAGTCAGAATATCGTCGGTACAGAAAGAGGTTCCAGGTCCAGTCTTATCCTGCCGGATGGCTCGCATGTTTGGTTGAACAGCGACAGCAGGCTATCATACGGCGCTAATTTTGGCAAGAACGACCGGGTACTGATATTGACAGGGGAGGCGTATTTTGATGTGGTCAAGGATCCCGACCATCCGCTGATCATCCGCACCCCCACCATTACGGTTAAAGTACTGGGAACGGCATTTAACGTGCGTGCATATCCTGATGAAAAGAATACAACTACCACACTGGTGCGGGGCTCGGTGCTGGTATCCGTCAACGAAAAAAAACATTTGAGCTATACTTTGGGACCGGATGAAAAACTGATCGTAAATAACGACTCCGGCCTGTCAGACAATACCAATAACAGTGATACAAAAATCGATAAAAGACCAGATGTAGTAACCAAAATCAAAATAGTAAAAACCGATTCTATTCCTCCCGAAGCGCAATGGATCAAAAACAAGCTGGTCTTTATCAACAAACCACTCTACGAAGTTGCCAATATTCTCTCCAGGTGGTACGGTGTAAGCGTTATCGTGGACGGAAGTGAAGAAATGAAAGCCAGGGAGTATACGGGCTTTTTTGAAAACCAGAATATCCAGAGTGTGATGGAATCCCTTCGGTTAGCAGGTGGCTTCAGGTACAAAATGGAGAACAACACAATTTTGATAGAGCCTTAA